The window GAAATGTTTATCAACTCAGTAGGTCAAAAGTCTGCAGACACTGGGTGGAGCAGCAGTATGCCACAAAACTAACAGTTGTCCTCctaggagagaaaaaaaaaaaaaaaaaaagaagaaaaggggaggggggaaacaGTTGTCAGTAAAGATTAAAGCTCCTGGCTCCATTCCACACAGACACATTCCACAGTGCTGGTTTGTAAAATACGGGATTAGCCCATCTCCACAGCCCAGAAAAAGCACAGGTTCATTTGCTGTCTCTGAGAGCCTGACACCAAAGCAGGGAAGCACTGCAGGGGTTCTCAAGACCTCCCTGGTTTCTTATGCTCGGCGTTTAGAGCAGCAGtgtgtggtttttctctctgagcAGGGTGTGGCTGAATGTCACAGCCAGCAGGTTTAGCAGCTGACAGGAAAATAGCTGGTCAGCCTCGGCCCAGCTCGTGTGTTTCTTAAATTACTGCTTGTAGGCATGAAATGTCTGAAGACCATGTTCTCCCTGGTTAGCAGAGTGAACAAGCAGATCTTCAGAAAGGATAAGTGACAGGCAGTGCTGTCACACAGTGTGGCAGGGATGGCACTGTGCAAGTGTGATCCGAGCCTCACAGTgaccctgctcctgccccagcctggcagggacCAAGATATCTGCCTTAAAAATGTTCAGATCTGTTTTTCACTAACCCAGAAATCACACTTTACCCAGTGCTCGTGGCATCTGTGCTTTTTCAGATTCAGAAATCCAGTCCAACACTTAACTCTCCTTCCCTCTAAGAGGATACAGAATGTGATATGGAAATCCAGGCAGGAGTTACTGGCATGGATGTGGCATGTGCTAATCAGTGCTGTTCAAATGCCCAGGATCCCTACCCTGTGTGTTTTCATGGTCACTTTAAGCTCTTTAGAACAGAAACCTCGTCCTTCACATCTTTCTAAACCAGCTATCACACCTCCACAATTCCACATAATCTTACCATGTCAAGTGCACAAGCTATAGAGATAAGGATGACAGGCTGCCCTGTTTAGATCTCATTTTCTGTGGATTTGCATCAAATGTCAGCTACTTAAGACTGGATTCATTAAAGGCATTTTGCAGAACACAGTACATTCTTGTCTAAGGGAAGGAATGATAACTATTTTTGAAACAAGTGAAAACcatgcagaaataaatattttaattattatattttagaATGTTAACACAGTGTTCTTCCAAAACAGCTCTAAAGTATGTTTTTGTGGAGTCTTACTTTAGTAATTCTTAAAGGTGTCTACTGATAATGTCTATCATCTTGTAACTGTAACTTCCACAATGAGCAACGCTTAGCAATTAATTATAAAGTAGTCCAAACTACTCACATTGTTGAATTATTTAGGATAATAGATGGATTTAGTGACTAGCCAGTAGTTTTCCATCAATTTCTTAGAAAATGATACTGTTGAATGtttgaaagaaattctttatagCATGATTATAACATCTTATGACTAAGAATATTATGACTGTAATATGGAAGTAAATTATTTCACTCAACATGAAATCCACTGAATTTCGACATATGATTGAAGTGAAACAGAGTGGCAAATTGAAGTGTGCAATCTCTGCTATCAGATTTTCTAAGAAAGATGGCTTTTCCAAAATAGCATTTATACAGCCCTCTGGCTGCTTCCCAGATTTGGCATACCTAAGTTGTTTCATTTCATAAGGCTGAATTGCTTACAAATCAGATGCTTCTCATGTTACAAACTCACAGCAAACAGGCTGTGATACAGTGGTGTAAACCAGGTACCATCAACTTGAATCACCCATTAATCTCCTCTCTTCTATTAAAAATCTTCCTGCTGAAAAgcagtttcttgtttttatgGAAGATAACTATCAAATCAATGGATTTCAGCAGGCCAGGAACTAAGTGGTGTTCCTGCATTACATAGACACCAACAAGGAATCTCAAAAACATTCCTTTTTAGAGCAcctttcttttctgcccacCACCTTTAGGTATATCCTTTGTAATTAATGGCTTGACTTGAATTCTCTAACAAGAACCTAACATCACCTTTTCATATTTAACTCCAAGTGACTTAGCTTTAAATGTCATTTATTACTTTTCAAACAGTACAAGCTGGAATTTCTCAGATGATACTTTTCCATTGCAGAAAGTGGATATTATGGCTCCTGGAAGGGTACAGTATCCACTCAGACTAATAAGGATTAGGGAAAGAATCACTGTGAAGCAATCAGGGCTCACCTTAAAGGTATTTTATAGCTTTACCTACATGAAGGCAACATTCCCTGAACCTTACCCCCATTTTGAGTCCCTTATGACTGTACTGTCCAGTAGGTCAGCAATTCTGTGTGGGCTTGTGTACTGGCGAATCCTGCAGACACTTTCACAACTGCTACAACCATAAAACTGAAGTATTATTAAAAACATGTATTGCTACAAAATGTATGCTCCTATGCAGAATGCTTCCACAACATATCTCAAGTTAATTAGCGTGGAAATTAAAACAAGAGTATTTTACTGCAGAACATTTTAATTAAGCTGCAGCTTTAGAGCTTTTTTCCATCTTTGATCCTGCAGCACTTTTCATTTGGTGGTGGCAATCTGAAGTCAGGGTTGCGACCATCATGGCAATTACTGGTGTTAGGTACCACTTCCTTCCCAGGGCACAGAAGTGCCAGGCATGTGCTGCACTACCACAAACAGCTCAATCCCATCCTATCCAAACCCCTTTCTGTCTTACACCAGGCTGAGACAAGCATATCTGAAGACCCTTTTAACAGTCTAACAGCAGTATTTTGATTGACtcatgaataaaatatttgtcaacTTATACATGCAATCACAGGCCAGGGACTTTGGATCTGAAATgctaagtttaaaaaaaaaatcgttAAGAATATGCTTTGTTTCATAAGGTGTTCTTCTTCCTAAATGAAACCCCAGTGTAATTTCCTGTATAATTACCCTCGATGCAATCCTGCCATTGGAGTTTCCCTCAAGGGAAAGAGCTTTGGGTAGACAATGGTAAACATAGGCTGGCTGCAGCGGTGGCAGTGTCCCAAGGGACAGTGCAGCAATTCCAAGAGGCTTTTGGGTAGTGAGATTGGAGTCAGAAAGTTTAAatctagaaaagaaaagaaacaaaaaatatttataataaaacaATTGCATGATAAAGTCAAACACAAGCATGGTCCATGAACAATTCAGAAAACAGCTGCCTCACATTCTTAAGGTTTTGTCAAAACAACAATGAGGTAATTCAAATTCCCACAATTACAGTGAGGCACATAGCGCTTTCCATGTCTGAATTCAAGAAGTTGAAGTTAAATGTACAAGTTTAGCATCTGTGGGCATAAGTTTAACTGGACTAAAATACCCAGGTGAAAATACTATAGCTTGAGCAAACATCAGAAAGGATTAAAAGATCATGAAGAATTTTTAGACACAGAGATGACCTAGACAGATGTTTAGTAACTAGTAACAATACAACATTATGAAAAGGACATCAGTAGtattttagtaaaatatttcagcaacCAATCCAGCAGGACAGCTAACCTCACTACAAAGCCCAAACTCCACCATCAGCAAAAAGGGATTTGCAATATTTGGAATGACTTGAAATTCAATCCAACCCAGCATAATTCTCACAGGTCCAACCAAAGAGACCACTCTAAAAATATCAATACATTCCTCATCTGTTAAGTGTTCCCCCACAGCCTACAAGATGCCATAATTTTCACCAAAAGGGACTCCAGGGTCATTTCCTGGGAAAGAGCCATCACTTTCCCAGGCCTGGCCCAAGCCACACGgtgttttataaataaaacccCACATGCTAATCTCCATCTAGAAACTGAGAGACAGCCAAGACAGGTGAGTGAGTTTAGGTGCTGAGTAATCAAGACAAGATGCAGTACCTGATAAATCAGTTTTACGGTATCACACTAGTCTCAGCTTTCAAACACTGCAAGGTTGAAGCCCAGACACAATGTACCACAACAGCCCCAAGGAGGGGACAAACAGGACACTTGCGTCAGAAAGGAAAGGTCACACTTTGCAGCCAagcaaagactgaggaaaagtAGTCCAGTCACTCCTGTCACTTCCCCAGAAGCTGCCAAGTATTTAACAGCACTCTTGAAACTGCAAATTTAGGCAGTGACAGATGAAATCTGCTACTTTAATCAGATGTGCCACCTgcttccccagcacagcatTATCGTACACCTGTCTGATAcaggcactgctcctgctcacCGAAACTCGAGTGTTGCAGTGGTAATGGCCACAGTCTTTAATAAGGTCACTCAGAATAGGATATATCTGTGGGTGTGTGTATATGGATATATAAACCCATCTTTTTCAGGTTCTGCATCTTGGCTGAAAATAGGTGTAATCCTCACAGCCTTACACAAAACTGTTTGCAAACCAGTCCTTAAACTGACTGTGCAGTATCAccttcccattcccaaaccaaACTTCACTGGCATCTTCAGGaaccacatccacacagctggATTCCAGAAATGATTGTGCAAGTCACAAGTGGGTGAGAAAAGACAGATCTCCTTGTACACTTTCCCTGGCAAAGCAGTGAGGATTTACTCCAGTGGCCAAGGCACAAGAGACCCTTTCCATAACCCCTCTAATCTTCCCACTGGAACTCTCCACTCTTCCGCTTTCTCCTCTGACCTTTAAAGCTGAGAATTCCCAAGATAGCATCAACAGTGGGGAGTCACAACACATCCAGATCTGAGAGGATCTGCAGGTTATCATCAGATATTGCTAACTCATGTGATTGCATGATGCAGAACCAGATGAGCCAAGGGCCACTTTAGAGCAGAGAGCCTGAATTGGGGCAGAACTAAAGCAGCTCAGCTGTCACGCTGTGCTGAAATGGCCGAGGGCTGCTCGCGTTTCTTCTGCCTTATGTATAACAAGTCTGCCAGTTTAGGAGTGTGCAGCCTGGCAAGGAGCTGCATTGTTGGCTGATGCATCTGATCTTGCCTCAGGAACTGTATTTCTCATCTCCTACTTCCATTAAAGAgtttctcctgaaaaaaaagcGTCCTTCTTCATACAGGCTTCAAGTAAGAAACCATTTACAAGCACCACTTGACCTCAGAAATAGTCTTTGGAACTCTGGTTTTTGATATTGGACATTTTTGTTCTAATGCAGCATTTCAAACATAATTTGattaaataaatcttttaaaatataaatcctTGCCCAAGCCTTTGAAGAACTATTAGAAATGTTCCTCTCACTGCCAGAGAACGCTCTCACTCTTTCTGTAATCTGAAGGAAGCAGAAATTTCATACCTTTCAAAAACCTGTAGTAGGTGTTATAGAGGGTCCTCATGGCCAGTTCTTGCAAAGGCAGCACATGATCTGTTTCTGTCCCTATAGATTTCAcctctgctggcaggaacaCAGTTAACCGGCCTGATGAAAAAGAGAGCAGTTTCACCTCTGATACTTGAATTGGAGAACCACAACTAGAAGGACACAAGACATTTAGAAAGtggttagaaaaaaaataataaaaataactttaaggGGAAACCCAGATGACCAACCCAAAGTAAATCTGATACTGTTCTCACTTCAGCACCCCTCAAGGATTCCTTGCAGAGAGCAGTGCATGGTGGGgttgacctttaaaggtcccttcccaaactattctatgagTCTGTATTTCTAGATTCCCACCTTCTGTGATGTGCTAGACATGGGACATTTGGAGGAATTACTCATCAAATAACATAAAGAAATGAGAACACAATCCCAAGGGGGTGAACCAACTATGCTACGTGTCCATCACTCTTCCCATGTGACAACCTCTTTTAGCCTCTTGTTAGTGAATGCTTTACTGAGGGGAGCAGTTTCCTACCCAACAACTTGCCTTCTATGTCTTGGATCAACCAGCTGAAAACAATCATGGATTTCTCAATCATAACACATGAGGCAAATTCCAGCCcccaaaaaatgtattttatgtgCCACTGGGTGATTCTGTACTACACCTTTCCCCACAGAGTTCCCTTGGAGGGCACTGGGGTGGGtagatgaaggaaaaataaaaacaacagccATGCTGTAGTGGGAAGATATCCTAATAAGTCTATTAGCCTTGCCCTTCCCAAATCATATATGGAAAGGGAAGGTTATTTGGATCCAAGGAGAGAAACTTAGCTTGTAGTAAAAATAATAACTCTTTATGTGATCCCTGTTGTAAGCGATCATACCAGAGAGACACGCATAGGAAAATTCTACTAAGAGGTTGGGGAAGTCAACAAGGGAATTGGAATTGTTTATGACAACTGAAATTTGAAGCCAAGAGCAACTTGTTAGGGCCAGTCCTAACAAATGGAACAGAAACACAAATTTGTCAGCCTTCCCAGATATTAGACCTAAAACGGAGGTAACTACTCTCAACCTTATCAGATGTGAAAGAAATCTCATAGTACTCCTCTGACAACAAAGAATCTCATCTCTTCTGATTAAAGGAGAAACAGCCCAGAGAAACCAAAAAAGAACAGCATCAAACAGCAAGCAAGTCAATAAGTCTTTTGCTAAATATTTAATACTTTCCCACAACCCATTAGTGAGGTTAAAATATAAGTGGGAATTCAGAGATCCAGTATTCCAACAATCCATTCCCAATGAGTTAGTTatcacaataaataaataaatccatgaTATTGTATTTTCAAGGTGAATAACCCCTTACCAACCTCGCTAAGGAACAAACCCATGAACTCACTACAGCCTCTGCAGTTCAGAGCTGGAACATTTGGTCTACTTTATGTAAAGGGTGAGACTATTAATGCCACACACAAAATCCATGGAGGTTAAAAACTGGAATAGAGGATGGTCTAAACAGCTGGGGAAaaacaggagctgcagaagaagCCTGGTGGATAAAtaagtgaggggaaaaaaaacctgagacCACCTATTGGCTGCCTTCAACAAGACTGACTGATCCCTAACTGGGGACTATGAAATCCAATCTGCAAAAAATAAgatcaaaatttattttgagtGCTGAGATCATCACCTCTCATATAAAAGACTTTTTTCAGTCAGTCTGACTGCAGGATGCCCAGACAGAGATTCAATACTTACACAAGGCAATTTATATTCTATTTTCAGAAATCAAGCTTTATGTCAGTAACAGCAGCTTGTCAGATTTTATTCTCCAGTGGAGGGCCAGACAGAGCACTAAAGCCTGGATCTTCAACTCTTGCCTGACCCATGAAAACCTTAGCCTGGTTACTAATGCTTTCTTGGAAAGAACACAGAAATTCTTCACATGACCATTATTACACAATTTTAAAGTCTCTCAGCACATTATCAAATAAAACCTTTggtttcttaaaaatatatatgtggTCTTCCCATAGtgaaattttttcttaaaaataatctgtaatGTTTCAAAAGACAAGGATCTGTTTGGTGTACAAAtacaaacattatttttcttactaaaaCGTCTCTCTTTTTACAATTCATTATTAAGGAAGAAAATCACTTTTCATTCCACAGAGGCATTATAAGAATCAATTTCTTTGCAAAACTTGCAATTCCTTTAGTCTGTTCTATACTAGATTTTTAAGACTCAATTTCATTATTCTATACTAGATTTATCATATCAGAGATACCAGCAGGTGGTCTCACCAGTATTGTACATGTAAGAACTGCAAAAAGAACTGGTAGGATCTTCACAAAGGTCAgtgcaaagaaaaaattattttaactgagTATAAgatgaaaacttaaaaaaaaaccaacaaaccaaaaacaaaaaaaaaaagaacattgtTGTATAAAACCACCTGAAATAGGCAGGATCATCTCCTGTATTATCATTACTGGTTTTGGTCACAATCAATACAATTCTGTTAAATTTAAGGTCAATTTAATGTCTGTCTAACAATTTATAATcagttctgaaagaaaaaaagctagaAGAATTTATctttcctgaaaaacaaaattagtaAAAGCTTGCGAGTCACACAGTTCAGCAGAACTGTAATCCAACTGCAAGTATTTAAATATCACCAACCAGCTGACACGGGAATATTAGAAAAACCTTAAAATGCCAAGACTCAGCATCTCCCATACTGCAGCAGAGTGCAGGCTGTAGAGAGGGAATTTATATTTAATGCGAGATCTGCTGAGAGTGAGCATACCAGAAATTTATAATTAGATGGTAATGGGGACAATCCTCTTCTGATCAGTTTTACACCAGTAAGGCTCCATTCATCAGCGGTGCTGATCCTAATTTATGCCAGTGTCAGGGCAGAAAGAATTAAGCCAGTGTCCTACacagacacttttttttcttgcattctAACCACAAACATGAGACAGCCcaggatatttttaaaatccacatGTAAAAATAAACCTGTCAATCCATAACTCCTAAAAAAAGTCCCTTTAGTTAGTAGGTACCAAGACCTACAAGAAGCTGATACTGGGATGTAAAATGATCGAAGGAACTGCAAAT of the Poecile atricapillus isolate bPoeAtr1 chromosome 11, bPoeAtr1.hap1, whole genome shotgun sequence genome contains:
- the LRRC28 gene encoding leucine-rich repeat-containing protein 28 isoform X2; this translates as MTLPERLHMCLSLQYLTADRNHLWSVPRHLCQLPSLNELSMAGNRLAFLPLDLGRSRELQYVYVDNNIHLKGLPSYLYNKVIGCSGCGSPIQVSEVKLLSFSSGRLTVFLPAEVKSIGTETDHVLPLQELAMRTLYNTYYRFLKDLNFLTPISLPKSLLELLHCPLGHCHRCSQPMFTIVYPKLFPLRETPMAGLHRGRTTVSFVAYCCSTQCLQTFDLLS